ATTTGGTATCGGGTGATACTAAACGTTGGGACATATAAACAGTTATAAGGTTGGTCTGGGTTGACCTCTTAGATTCAGTCGGGGGACTGAAGCCCTTACTAGGCGGTTATTTCAGGCATTTCAGCCCTATTTCATGCCTAAACGTTTCGCACCTAACTACATATTATAAGTCAACTTTCTGCATAACAGTCTCCAGAGTAACGATACGGGTCAACTTTCTGTATGTCACCCCGTTCATTAACATAAAATACTTAATTTGTCAATAGGTAGTAATATTTAATCTGCTTATACTTCCAGTTTTGGTCTGAAAATGGGCGATCAATAGTCGAGCGATCGAGGGATGGGGATGACCACGAGCCTAGGGGATTATGTAAAAGTGAACAACTTATCAGCAGGTTTCCGGGGGGACAAAACCATAATCCGGGAGATTCCGGGCATCTCCGCAAGTTAGCTGAGACCGATTGACCCCAGAAAAAATCTTCAGAGCTACAACCATTATAACTAATAGCCGCTCCCCAATAACTGATCACTGAAAGACGGCTAAACTAAAAAGCCGTGCTAAAATCAGCATATCTAGGGTCGCTTGTGTAGGTGATGGATAGGCTATGTTTGAAAGATTTACGGAAAAAGCCATTAAAGTAATCATGCTCGCCCAAGAAGAAGCCCGCCGCCTCGGCCATAACTTCGTGGGAACAGAGCAGATTTTACTAGGACTAATTGGAGAGGGAACGGGAGTTGCCGCCAAAGTCCTCAAGTCCATGGGTGTCAATCTCAAAGATGCGCGCGTGGAGGTGGAGAAAATCATCGGTCGCGGTTCCGGATTCGTAGCCGTGGAAATTCCCTTCACCCCCAGAGCCAAACGAGTTTTAGAACTCTCCCTCGAAGAAGCCCGTCAACTGGGCCATAACTATATTGGCACAGAACACCTCCTTTTAGGACTAATTCGCGAAGGGGAAGGTGTGGCCGCTAGGGTTCTGGAAAATCTCGGCGTGGATCTATCGAAAGTTCGCACCCAGGTGATCAGAATGTTAGGGGAAACCGCCGAAGTGGCCGCTGGTTCATCTTCCCAAGGTCGCACTAAAACCCCCACTCTTGATGAATTTGGTTCCAATCTCACCCAAATGGCCAGCGAGGGTAAACTCGATCCCGTGGTCGGCCGACAAAAGGAAATCGAGCGCGTTATCCAAATTCTCGGTCGTCGTACCAAAAATAACCCCGTCCTAATCGGGGAACCGGGGGTAGGTAAAACAGCGATCGCAGAAGGATTAGCCCAACGCATTGCTAACAAGGATATTCCCGACATTCTCGAAGAAAAACGGGTTGTCACCCTCGATATCGGCTTGCTAGTGGCGGGAACCAAGTATCGCGGCGAATTTGAGGAACGCCTCAAAAAAATCATGGACGAAATTCGCCAAGCGGGTAACGTCATCCTTGTTATCGATGAAGTTCATACTCTCATCGGTGCCGGGGCAGCCGAAGGAGCGATCGATGCGGCCAATATTCTCAAACCAGCTTTGGCCCGGGGAGAACTGCAATGTATCGGCGCAACGACCTTGGATGAGTATCGCAAACATATCGAACGGGATGCGGCTCTAGAAAGACGTTTTCAACCGGTTATGGTCGGTGAACCCTCCGTAGAAGAAACGATCGAAATTCTCTACGGTCTCCGGGAACGCTACGAACAGCACCATAAACTAAAAATCTTAGACGAAGCGCTAGAAGCGGCGGCGAAATTGTCCGATCGCTACATTAGCGATCGCTTCTTACCGGACAAGGCGATCGATTTAATCGATGAAGCCGGTTCGAGAGTGCGCTTGATTAATTCCCAATTGCCACCGGCAGCCAAGGAATTAGACAAAGAACTGCGGCAAATTCTCAAACAAAAAGATGACGCGGTGCGCGGTCAAGACTTCGAGAAAGCTGGGGAATTGCGCGATCGGGAAATGGAAATCAAAACCCAGATCCGGAATCTCGCTTCCACCAAAAAAGGCGAAGATGGCAACGATGAACCCTTTGTGGATGCCGAGGAAATCGCTCACATCGTCGCTTCTTGGACTGGGGTTCCCGTCAACAAACTGACCGAAACCGAATCCGAGAAACTGCTGCACATGGAAGATACCCTACATCAGCGTCTCATCGGTCAAGAGGACGCAGTTAAAGCGGTGTCCCGGGCCATTCGTCGCGCTCGCGTCGGTCTGAAAAATCCCAACCGTCCCATTGCTTCCTTTATCTTCTCTGGTCCAACGGGGGTGGGTAAAACCGAGTTAACTAAAGCTCTGGCCGCTTATTTCTTCGGTTCGGAAGATGCGATGATCCGTCTCGATATGTCGGAATACATGGAACGGCACACGGTTTCTAAGTTAATCGGTTCGCCTCCGGGTTATGTTGGTTACAACGAAGGGGGACAATTAACGGAAGCGGTGCGTCGTCGTCCCTACACGGTGGTGCTATTCGACGAAATCGAAAAAGCTCACCCCGATGTCTTCAATATGCTTCTGCAAATCCTTGAAGATGGACGTTTGACCGATGCTAAAGGTCGCACGGTGGACTTTAAAAATACCCTGTTGATCATGACCTCGAACATCGGTTCTAAGGTGATCGAGAAGGGTGGCGGTGGTTTAGGTTTCGAGTTTGCCGATAATCAGGCCGAGGCCCAGTATAATCGCATTCGATCGCTGGTTAATGAGGAATTAAAACAGTATTTCCGCCCTGAATTCCTCAACCGTCTTGATGAGATTATTGTCTTCCGTCAACTCAATAAGGAAGAAGTCAAGGAAATCGCCGAAATCCTGCTCAAGGATGTGTTTAAACGTCTGACAGAACAAAATATTACTTTGTCTGTCACCGATAAGTTTAAAGAACGCTTGATCGAGGAGGGTTATAATCCGGCCTACGGCGCTCGTCCCTTACGTCGTGCGATTATGCGTCTGTTGGAAGATGTTCTGGCTGAGGAAATTCTCTCCGGACGGGTTTCTGATGGGGATACGGCTATGGTCGATATCGATGAGGAAGGTAAGGTGAAAGTAATTTCGGGGGAAAGACGCGAGTTAATCGCTCCCGTGATCGAATAAATTCTCACTGGAATTAGTTAAATAAAAGGTGGGCTTTTTGCTCACCTTTTCTCGTAAAAATAGGGAAAAAGTGAGATGAAAGTCTGGATTGTGGGTTGTGTTTTGTTATTTTTATTGGTGGAATTTTATCAGTGGGCAAAGGGTTTTATTTTGCCTTTACCTCTCTATATTTTTGCTGGAGCTTTGCTATCGATCGCTTCTAATTATTCTCAAGATATGGGCAATTTATTTGCTAGAAATGAACAGGTTTATCAAACTGCTAGTTTAAGTGATATTCCTGACATTTTGACGACAGAAAACTCGATACCTCTGCTAAAAGAAGGAGAAAATAAGCTTGAATAGCTATAATAATCGTCCATTTATAGCGTTTTTCAGTCTGCTGAGGTACAAAAGTTATGGGTTTTAGGCAAAAGGCAAAAGTCAAAAGTCAAAAGGGAAGAAAAATATGTGTACCTCACTAGCTTAGGAAACGCTATATAGCGGTATGCACTTGCATGAGGTACAATAGAAGAGGACAATAAATTATAGACCTAGCCTGCATTATTCATGAAGACTTTGGAAAATCCTCGAAAGCCTTGGCAAGAAGTTCATCTAGCGATCTGGCTGAAAAACAGTCTGTTTTTTGAGATGTCCTCACAATCAGGTTTTTGCCAGTTGGTGAATAATGCAGGCTAAAGACTTCCGTGATTAAATCCCAAAAGACTTGGGCTAACTCCGTTTGATGAGGAGTTTTCAGTTTTTCTATTAAGCTCAACATATATTTTAAAGGTTGGCGGTCACTCCTCATTTTACAAAGACAGTGATCGCCTTTACTTTTGATATTCTGACGGGAGAATGAAACAGCCCTACCCGTTGGGGGCGTTGCGCGGCCACTGAGCCTTTACATTGAGCCTTTACATTGAGCTTGTCGTCACCCCGTCAGGTCGAAGTGCCGCCCCAAACCCCCCGCGCATTAGGTTAACTGTGAGATGCTTACAGGCGATTGTTCATATTTTTGTACTAATTTAAGAGTCACTGATAATTGCTGATTGTCGGTATTTCTGCAAATGTGGGATGCACCCAGACAGAAATATGTTCACCGAGAATCACTCCCGTTAGAGTGAGATAAGATTAACTCTTATTCCTCACCCTAACTACTAGGAAAAACCAGCAATTAAATTACGCACCTTGCCGTAATTTATCCAAAACCGATCGATCTTCTAGAGTAGAAGTATCACCAGAAATCTCTTGACCTGATGCTAAAGTTCGTAATAGACGACGCATAATTTTACCCGATCGCGTTTTTGGCAGTACATCGGTAAAACGGATTTCTCCCGGTCGGGCAATAATGCCAATTTCCTTGACAACGTGATCCTTTAATGCTTTCGCTAACTCCGGACTCGCTTCATAATGCCCCTCGAGAGTCACAAAAGCATAGACTTCTTCCCCTTTAATTTCATCCGGTCGTCCCACCACAGCCGCCTCTGCTACCGCAGGATGAGATACTAAAGCTGATTCGATCTCCATGGTCCCTAAACGGTGGCCAGAAACGCTCATCACGTCATCAACGCGCCCCATTACCCAGAAATAACCGTCTTCGTCCTGACGACTACCATCTCCAGCAAAATAGAGATATTGGCCATCTTTGGGGGCGATATGTTCCCAGTAGGTATTGCGGAAGCGATCGGGATTTTTATAGACTGTTCGCATCATACCGGGCCAGGGATGTTTGACCACCAGATAACCCCCCTCATTCGCTTGGGCGGGATTACCGTCTAAGTCCACCACTTCGGCCATAATACCGGGGAAAGGTAGGGTTGCTGACCCCGGTTTGGTGGCAATTGCCCCGGGTAGGGGAGTAATCATAATCCCCCCGGTTTCCGTTTGCCACCAAGTATCGACAATCGGACATTTTTCTTTACCGATAACTCGGTGATACCACATCCACGCTTCCGGGTTAATCGGCTCTCCCACGGTTCCCAGTAAGCGCAAAGAGGATAAATCCCGGCTATTGGGGATATCTTCACCCATTTTGATAAAAGCGCGGATAGCAGTGGGGGCAGTATAAAAGATATTAACGCGATATTTCTCAATTACATCCCAAAAACAGCCTAAATTAGAGGGACGGGGAACCCCTTCATACATTACCGTGGTGGCACCATTGGAAAGCGGTCCGTAAACGATATAACTATGGCCGGTAATCCACCCCACATCGGCAGTACACCAGTAAACATCGGTGTCTTTCAGGTCAAAAATCCATTTGCTGGTGATATGGGTGTAGAGATTATAACCGCCAGTGGTGTGGACGACTCCTTTCGGTTTGCCGGTGGAACCACTGGTATAGAGGATAAATAACATATCTTCGCTATCCATGGGTTCGGCCGGACAGTTAGCAGATACCTGTTTTTGTAGATCATGCCACCAGTAATCGCGATCGGCAACCATATTGATGGGTTCCTTGCTGCGCTGGACAACGAGGACTTTTTCCACACTGGGGGCGCTATTATCGGCTAGAGCCAGATCTACCTGTTCCTTGAGGGCAACTACTTTATCCTTGCGGAAACCACCATCGGCAGTGATTACCACCTTAGCGGCCGCATCATTAAGACGATCGCGCAAAGCATCGGCACTAAATCCCCCAAAAACTACACTGTGGGGCGCACCAATTCTGGCACAGGCTAACATGGCGATGGCCGCTTCGGGAATCATCGGCATATAAATTCCGACCACATCGCCTTTTTTTACGCCTAATTCCTTTAAAGCGTTGGCAAATTGGCACACTTCTCGGTGTAGCTGTTCGTAGGTAATGGTGCGGCTGTCTCCCGGTTCTCCTTCCCAGATGATGGCGGCTTTATTACGTCTCCAGGTGGTGAGATGTCTGTCAATACAGTTGTAACAAATATTAATCTTGCCGTTGACGAACCATTTAGCAAAGGGGGGCTGCCAGTCAAGAACCTCTGACCATTTTTCAAACCAATGTAGTTCTTTTTCGGCTAATTGGGCCCAAAAAGCTGGGGGATCGGCCTTGGCTTTGGCGTAGAGTTGCTGATATTCTTCAAAGCTTTTAATGGTGGCATTCTGGGCAAATTCGGCACTGGGGGGAAACAGCCGATTTTCCTGTAGGATCGATTCGATCGCTATTTCTGTCATACTGGAAAACGAAATAAATTATCTTGCGATCCAGATTACCTTTTTCGGTTCCCCGCGTAACCCCGGCAAGCAATTCTTTAAGGCTATTTTAGGATTGCCCGATCCCTAACTAGCGATCGCCATTTTGCCCAAGTGTTACAGAGTTTAAAGTTATGTCACCGATCGAGCGATGAACAGATCGCTGTAAGGTAAACTAACCGATAAACCCGAAATTTAACATGGAGAACACTCGGTAAGGAGTCATAATTCAATGTCTCATAGCGTTAAAATTTACGATACCTGTATCGGTTGCACCCAATGCGTTCGGGCTTGTCCCCTCGACGTGCTGGAAATGGTTCCCTGGGATGGCTGTAAAGCTGCCCAGATTGCCTCCTCCCCCCGCACGGAAGATTGTATTGGTTGTAAACGTTGCGAAACGGCTTGTCCGACGGATTTCTTGAGCATTCGGGTTTATCTCGGAGCAGAAACCACCCGCAGTATGGGTCTAGCCTACTAGGCCTGGCAATCATTCTGTGTTTAATATTTAGCGAAAACTAATCTTGTTAAGAGGACTAACCAGTCCTCTTTTTTTGTTATACTCCCTTCGCTAGTTAAAATTTTAGTTAGGTAATTCCCCAAAAAGTTGACGATATTTTTGCAGTTTTGCCTCCATTTCTACTAACTGCTGATTAGCCTTTTCTGCGCGTTGGCGTTCATTTTCAGCCCGTTGCTTTTCCTGCTCCAGTAGTTGATTAATTTCGCTGTAGCACGAGAATTGAGTACCATCAGGACGATAAATTTTTAACTCGTCGGTTAAGTCAAAACGAATGCCTAAACGGGGACTCACCCAATTATTAACCTCACTAACACTGTCTAAACTGTCACCAATTCGCTGCCAAGCTTCTAGACTATTATCATCGGGATCATAGACGTAGTATTCTTGGACTCCATAGCGATCATAAAATAGCAATTTTTTGGCCATTTCGATGGAGGTATTACTGGGAGAAAGAATCTCAAAGACGACTTGAGGAGCAAGATTATCCTCTTGCCATTGTTTGTAGGAACCTCGATCGCCTTTCGGTCTGCCAAATACTACCATCGTATCAGGAGCGGCAGCAATTTTCGGCTGGCCTTCCACGGGATACCATAACAGATCCCCCGCTACAAATACCTGGGGATCATCGATATATAACCAGTCGATATTCTGCTTAATCGTCACTATCCAGTTAAATTGTTTAGTATTATCTGCCATCGGTTTACCGTCGCTCTCAGGATAGATAATCTCGGTTTTGTTAACTTGACTAACCATGGGGAATACCTGCCGAACTCATTGGGCTATTTTCATTATATAATAAATTTGAACTAAGTAAGGAAAAGACCGATCTTGATTTTAGAACTACAGCAAGTAAATTTAGCTATCCGACGGGGCAGTGCTTATCTGTTAGAAGATATTACTTTTGGCATCAAGCAAGGAGAAAAGTTAGCTATTGTCGGAGCATCTGGGGCAGGAAAAACGACTCTTTTGCGATTGTTAAATCGTTTGCAGGAACCAAGCACGGGAAATATTTATTTTCACGGTAAATCGATTAGGGAAATACCGGTTATTTCCCTGCGACAACAGATAGTTTTATTGCTACAAGAGTCGAAATTATTAGGGATGACTGTTCAAGATGCTCTCGCTTATCCTTTGCAATTAAAAAAACTTACTCCTGCCGAAATTAATAATAGAATTGACCGTTGGACATCCCTATTAAAAATTCCCGAACAGTGGTTTGAGCGCGGAGAGTTAGAATTATCTTTAGGACAAAGACAATTAGTGGCAATTACCAGAGCCTTGCTGTTAGAACCGAGCATACTGTTATTAGATGAACCCACCTCTGCTTTAGATACAGGCACGGCCAGCAGGTTATTAGAAGTATTAAATAATCAAAGTTCAATGACGATAATTATGGTCAATCATCAACTGGATTTTTTAGAAGAATTTGCCGAGCGAGTCATTTATCTAGAAGCGGGGAAAATTGGTTCAGATTGCCTCGCCCATCAATTAGATTGGTTAGGGCTAAAAACTCAGTTAATTGATTTAGAAAAATCCAGACAAAGTGACCACTGGTAAGATTAACTTAAAATTGGTGCGCCCCCCTGAAAAACTAATAATTCTCCTGAATTAATCGCTGTCCAAACTTCATTATCAGTTAAGGGTGTAGTGGCAATAATTGCCACTTGATCGCCGGGATGAGCTAAAACTTGAAAATCAACGCTAACATCTTCATCAATTAAATGAGCATCGGCAAAAGGATACTGACGGATTATATAGCTTAATTTTGTCGAACAATGGGCAAAAAAATGTTCACCATCGGATAAAAGATAATTAAAAATTCCTTGACAAGCGATAGAGTTTGTGATAGTTTTTAGGACTTGATAAAGTTGCTCTAGGGAAGGTTTGCCCTGGGGAAAAGTCTCTCGTAGGGTATTAAGAATTAAACAAAAAGCTCTTTCCGAATCCGTCTCCCCAACCGGTTGATAAAAATCTCCCGCAGCTGGTGAGAAATTTTCTAAATTACCATTATGGGCAAAAACCCAATATTTCCCCCACAATTCACGCCGAAAAGGATGACAGTTTTCTAGTTTAATTTCTCCTTGGGTGGCTTTGCGAATATGGGCGATAACATTGGTAGAATGGATGGGATAGTTTTTAATTAATTCCGCAATCGGAGAAGCGATCGAGGGTTTAACATCAATAAAAGTTCGACAACCTAAACCCTCAAAAAAAGCGATTCCCCAACCGTCTCGATGTTCGTCGGTTTTTCCCCCCCGCGCACAAAATCCCTCGAAGGAAAAACAGATATCCGTGGGGACATTACAATTCATGCCTAGAAGTTGACACATAGTTGCTTGAGTTTGAATATCAGATGCCAGCAAAATTACTTACTGCCAGCAGCCGTGACAGGAGACAGGAGAATTTTTTCCAGCTGCCTCTTGCCTATCCTAGCTAAGAAATTAATCTGGCACTACTACTAATTAGCGTTTGCTGAAAAAGTTTCTTGGTGGGTGTGGGGTTTTACCGATTTTCAGAAGGTTTTTAGATTTATTCGGCAAATCCTCATTAAATCAACCTCTGAAAGACAAAAAGAGCAAAAAATCAGATTGATAGCGATAAAATAACAATTTTTTGCCTAAAAAGGTAATTTATTTGCTGTTATTGCCTTTTATCTCCCTGCATCCCTGTTTTAACTCCCATGAATCCCAACTGGGCGATCGAGATTAATTTTTTGGCCTGCTTATTCGATAAAATAGGAAACTGGGCCATCTAATCAAATCTGTATCCTTAAGGCTATGACAATTATTTCTCGATCAATCCCCCAATCACCCACTAAATCCTCGTCTATCGGCGGCTGGCGCGGTTTGATCGAAGAATATCGCCAATTTCTGCCCGTAAGCAGTAAAACCCCTGTAATTACCCTCCTAGAAGGCAATACACCCCTGATCCCCGCCCCCTATCTCTCAGCACAAATCGGGCGCGATGTCAAGGTTTTTGTCAAATATGATGGCTTAAATCCCACCGGCAGCTTTAAAGACCGAGGTATGACCATGGCCATCTCGAAAGCTAAAGAAGAAGGGGCAAAAGCGGTGATTTGTGCCAGTACCGGCAACACCTCGGCGGCGGCGGCAGCCTATGCAAGAAGGGCCGGGATGCGGGCCTTTGTGATTATCCCCGATGGTTATGTGGCCTTAGGAAAATTAGCCCAAGCTTTATTGTACGGAGCGGAAGTCATCGCTATTAATGGCAACTTCGATGATGCCCTCAAGATTGTCCGCCAACTATCAGAAAATTATCCCGTAACTTTAGTCAATTCCGTCAATCCCTACCGTTTAGAGGGTCAAAAAACCGCCGCTTTCGAGATTGTCGATGTCTTGGGTAATGCTCCCGACTGGTTATGTATTCCCGTGGGTAATGCGGGCAATATTAGCGCCTATTGGATGGGATTCTGTCAGTATCACCAGATAGGCAAATGTGACCGACTGCCGAAGATGATGGGTTTTCAGGCCGCCGGGGCTGCCCCTTTTATCTCTAAACAACCAGTTGACCATCCCGAAACCCTAGCCACGGCCATCCGTATCGGCAACCCCGCTAACTGGGAAAAAGCCTGGGCCGCTAGTCACGCTAGTCAAGGGCAATTTCACGCAGTCAGTGATGAGGAAATATTAGCAGCCTATCGGATTTTAGGGGGCCAAGAGGGGGTTTTCTGTGAACCGGCCAGCGCCGCTTCTGTGGCAGGATTATTAAAAGTGCATCAACAGGTTCCCGATGGGGCCACCGTAGTGTGTGTTTTAACGGGAAATGGACTAAAAGACCCAGATTCGGCGGTAAAATACAGCAATAACCAACTAAAATCCGGGATCGCTCCCGAATTAACCCAAGTGGCTCAAATTATGGGCTTCTAAGCTAACGTTAATTCGGGTTAGGCAGCGCTTCTATAAAACTCCCTTAGAACTGGGAATTATACCGGCGCGACGGGGATCGATCGCTATGGCCCCACTCATCGCCCGGGCAAAAGCTTTAAAAGTAGCCTCAATAATATGATGGGAATTAATCCCGTCTAATTGGCGAATATGTAGGGTCATTTGACTGTGATTGACCAAAGCAACGAAAAATTCCCGCACTAGCTGAGTATCGTAGGTTCCCACTCTTTGGGTGGGAATTTCTAGACCATAACTGAGGTGGGGACGACCGGAAAAATCGAGGGCAACCTGCACTAAAGCTTCATCGAGAGGGGCGACAAAATGCCCGAAACGGACGATCCCTTTTTTGTCCCCCAAAGCTTGCAGTAAAGCTTGTCCGAGGGTGATTCCCACGTCCTCATTGGTGTGATGGTCATCAATTTCTATATCTCCGGTGGCAAGCACATCGAGATCGATCGCAGCGTGGGAGGCGATTTGCTGCAACATATGATCAAGAAAGGGAATTCCTGTCTGGGCGCGACAATTGCCGCTACCATCAAGATCGATCGTCACCTGTACATCGGTTTCTTTGGTAGTACGACTAACCGAGGCGCGACGGCAAGGTGAGACAAAAGAATCGGGTATCTGGGAAGTGGAAATCATTTAAGTAAAAATAAGTAGGTAGCCGTTAAAAATTATCAGATGCCCCCCTTATTAAGGGGGGACTAAGGGGGGATCGGCACCCCCCTTATCAAGGGGGGACTAAGGGGGGATCGAATTATTGACTAGGAAGATGAGAGTTTTTTTCAGTAATCAGTAAACCTAAAACTCACATCTGATCACTGATTAC
This portion of the Microcystis aeruginosa NIES-2549 genome encodes:
- a CDS encoding ATP-dependent Clp protease ATP-binding subunit; its protein translation is MFERFTEKAIKVIMLAQEEARRLGHNFVGTEQILLGLIGEGTGVAAKVLKSMGVNLKDARVEVEKIIGRGSGFVAVEIPFTPRAKRVLELSLEEARQLGHNYIGTEHLLLGLIREGEGVAARVLENLGVDLSKVRTQVIRMLGETAEVAAGSSSQGRTKTPTLDEFGSNLTQMASEGKLDPVVGRQKEIERVIQILGRRTKNNPVLIGEPGVGKTAIAEGLAQRIANKDIPDILEEKRVVTLDIGLLVAGTKYRGEFEERLKKIMDEIRQAGNVILVIDEVHTLIGAGAAEGAIDAANILKPALARGELQCIGATTLDEYRKHIERDAALERRFQPVMVGEPSVEETIEILYGLRERYEQHHKLKILDEALEAAAKLSDRYISDRFLPDKAIDLIDEAGSRVRLINSQLPPAAKELDKELRQILKQKDDAVRGQDFEKAGELRDREMEIKTQIRNLASTKKGEDGNDEPFVDAEEIAHIVASWTGVPVNKLTETESEKLLHMEDTLHQRLIGQEDAVKAVSRAIRRARVGLKNPNRPIASFIFSGPTGVGKTELTKALAAYFFGSEDAMIRLDMSEYMERHTVSKLIGSPPGYVGYNEGGQLTEAVRRRPYTVVLFDEIEKAHPDVFNMLLQILEDGRLTDAKGRTVDFKNTLLIMTSNIGSKVIEKGGGGLGFEFADNQAEAQYNRIRSLVNEELKQYFRPEFLNRLDEIIVFRQLNKEEVKEIAEILLKDVFKRLTEQNITLSVTDKFKERLIEEGYNPAYGARPLRRAIMRLLEDVLAEEILSGRVSDGDTAMVDIDEEGKVKVISGERRELIAPVIE
- the acs gene encoding acetate--CoA ligase, translated to MTEIAIESILQENRLFPPSAEFAQNATIKSFEEYQQLYAKAKADPPAFWAQLAEKELHWFEKWSEVLDWQPPFAKWFVNGKINICYNCIDRHLTTWRRNKAAIIWEGEPGDSRTITYEQLHREVCQFANALKELGVKKGDVVGIYMPMIPEAAIAMLACARIGAPHSVVFGGFSADALRDRLNDAAAKVVITADGGFRKDKVVALKEQVDLALADNSAPSVEKVLVVQRSKEPINMVADRDYWWHDLQKQVSANCPAEPMDSEDMLFILYTSGSTGKPKGVVHTTGGYNLYTHITSKWIFDLKDTDVYWCTADVGWITGHSYIVYGPLSNGATTVMYEGVPRPSNLGCFWDVIEKYRVNIFYTAPTAIRAFIKMGEDIPNSRDLSSLRLLGTVGEPINPEAWMWYHRVIGKEKCPIVDTWWQTETGGIMITPLPGAIATKPGSATLPFPGIMAEVVDLDGNPAQANEGGYLVVKHPWPGMMRTVYKNPDRFRNTYWEHIAPKDGQYLYFAGDGSRQDEDGYFWVMGRVDDVMSVSGHRLGTMEIESALVSHPAVAEAAVVGRPDEIKGEEVYAFVTLEGHYEASPELAKALKDHVVKEIGIIARPGEIRFTDVLPKTRSGKIMRRLLRTLASGQEISGDTSTLEDRSVLDKLRQGA
- the psaC gene encoding photosystem I iron-sulfur center protein PsaC, with amino-acid sequence MSHSVKIYDTCIGCTQCVRACPLDVLEMVPWDGCKAAQIASSPRTEDCIGCKRCETACPTDFLSIRVYLGAETTRSMGLAY
- a CDS encoding Uma2 family endonuclease codes for the protein MVSQVNKTEIIYPESDGKPMADNTKQFNWIVTIKQNIDWLYIDDPQVFVAGDLLWYPVEGQPKIAAAPDTMVVFGRPKGDRGSYKQWQEDNLAPQVVFEILSPSNTSIEMAKKLLFYDRYGVQEYYVYDPDDNSLEAWQRIGDSLDSVSEVNNWVSPRLGIRFDLTDELKIYRPDGTQFSCYSEINQLLEQEKQRAENERQRAEKANQQLVEMEAKLQKYRQLFGELPN
- a CDS encoding ABC transporter ATP-binding protein gives rise to the protein MILELQQVNLAIRRGSAYLLEDITFGIKQGEKLAIVGASGAGKTTLLRLLNRLQEPSTGNIYFHGKSIREIPVISLRQQIVLLLQESKLLGMTVQDALAYPLQLKKLTPAEINNRIDRWTSLLKIPEQWFERGELELSLGQRQLVAITRALLLEPSILLLDEPTSALDTGTASRLLEVLNNQSSMTIIMVNHQLDFLEEFAERVIYLEAGKIGSDCLAHQLDWLGLKTQLIDLEKSRQSDHW
- a CDS encoding class II glutamine amidotransferase, coding for MCQLLGMNCNVPTDICFSFEGFCARGGKTDEHRDGWGIAFFEGLGCRTFIDVKPSIASPIAELIKNYPIHSTNVIAHIRKATQGEIKLENCHPFRRELWGKYWVFAHNGNLENFSPAAGDFYQPVGETDSERAFCLILNTLRETFPQGKPSLEQLYQVLKTITNSIACQGIFNYLLSDGEHFFAHCSTKLSYIIRQYPFADAHLIDEDVSVDFQVLAHPGDQVAIIATTPLTDNEVWTAINSGELLVFQGGAPILS
- the thrC gene encoding threonine synthase: MTIISRSIPQSPTKSSSIGGWRGLIEEYRQFLPVSSKTPVITLLEGNTPLIPAPYLSAQIGRDVKVFVKYDGLNPTGSFKDRGMTMAISKAKEEGAKAVICASTGNTSAAAAAYARRAGMRAFVIIPDGYVALGKLAQALLYGAEVIAINGNFDDALKIVRQLSENYPVTLVNSVNPYRLEGQKTAAFEIVDVLGNAPDWLCIPVGNAGNISAYWMGFCQYHQIGKCDRLPKMMGFQAAGAAPFISKQPVDHPETLATAIRIGNPANWEKAWAASHASQGQFHAVSDEEILAAYRILGGQEGVFCEPASAASVAGLLKVHQQVPDGATVVCVLTGNGLKDPDSAVKYSNNQLKSGIAPELTQVAQIMGF
- the hisB gene encoding imidazoleglycerol-phosphate dehydratase HisB, giving the protein MISTSQIPDSFVSPCRRASVSRTTKETDVQVTIDLDGSGNCRAQTGIPFLDHMLQQIASHAAIDLDVLATGDIEIDDHHTNEDVGITLGQALLQALGDKKGIVRFGHFVAPLDEALVQVALDFSGRPHLSYGLEIPTQRVGTYDTQLVREFFVALVNHSQMTLHIRQLDGINSHHIIEATFKAFARAMSGAIAIDPRRAGIIPSSKGVL